The following nucleotide sequence is from Nitrospinota bacterium.
CCAGGCGCGCATGCGAAAATCGGCCGGGGAGCCGGATACGGAAGAGGAAAAATAAGGAATTCCTCCCCTTGATCCCCTTGCTTGGCAGAGGCGACACTCCTGTCGCCCGAATAAATCGGCGGCAAGAGTGCCGCCGCTACCTGGGCATGGCGGCAAAAGGGAAGGGAAATGGAGAGCATTGCCATATCCATGGTATCCAATTAGCATGAAATCTGTGGCGGCTGGCGGAAAAAAAGGAGCGCGTATGCCCCCCTATGCGATCGAGGTGGACGGGCTGACAAAAAAATTCGGCGCGTTCACCGCCGTCGACAACATCTCGTTCCATGTGGAGCGCGGGGAGATATTCGGTTTTCTCGGCCCCAACGGCGCGGGCAAATCGACCGCCATCCGGATGCTCTGCGGCCTGATGGAACCGACGGCGGGCCGCGCCTCCGTGGGGGGCTTCGACATCGCCACCCAGACGTTCCAGATAAAAAAAAGCATCGGCTACATGTCGCAAAAATTCTCGCTCTACGAGGACCTCACCGTGGAGGAAAATATCCGTTTCTATGGCGGGGTATACGGCCTTTCCCCGGCGCGCATCACCGAACGGATGCGGTGGGTGGTGGAGATGGCCGGCCTTGCGGGACGCGAAGGCAGCCTCACCGGCGAACTCTCCGACGGCTGGAAACAGCGCCTCGCGCTCGGCTGCGCCGTTATCCACGAGCCGGCCATCGTTTTCCTCGATGAGCCGACCTCCGGCGTCGATCCGGTCTCGCGCCGCAATTTTTGGGAGCTTATCAGCCGGCTCTCCGAACAGGGGGTGACGGTGCTGGTGACCACCCACTACCTCGACGAGGCGGAATACTGCAACGACATCATGATGATAAACGCCGGCCGCATCGTGGCCAGCGGCGGGCCGAAAGAATTGAAGCAACGCCATATCACCTACCGGATGCTGGAAGTGCGGACCGCCGATCCGGTGGCCGCCATGGAGGCGCTGAAGGGGGAACCGTGGGTGCGTGAACTGACGCTTTTCGGCATCCACCTCCACGCGGGGGTGGACGATGCCGTGGAGGGGAGCCGCCGGATACGGGAGGCGTTCGCCCGCCGGGGATTGACGGCGGAGCGGATAGAGCCGATCACGCCGTCGCTGGAGGACGTCTTCATCCACCTGCTGGCGGAATCGGGAGGAGGGGACTGAAATGACCTTCAGGCGCATAAAACCGATTGTCGTAAAAGAATTCCGGCAGGTGCGGCGCGATTGGGTATCGCTCATGCTCCTCATCCTGCTTCCCGCCTTTCTCATGTTGATGGTGGGGAAGGCGCTCAACTTCGACGTGAAGAGCGTCCGGCTGGCGGTGTTCGACCAGGACAAAAGCAGCCAAAGCCGCGCGTTTATCCGCGCGTTCACCAATTCCGGCTACTTCACCATCGCCGCGGACGTGACCAGCTACCGCGACATTGAAACAAGCATCGAAAGCGGCCGGGCGCTCGCCGCGCTGGTGATTCCCGCCGATTTCGCCAAACGGCTGGACCGCGGCGAAGACGCGCCGGTGCAAGTGCTGATGGACGGCTCGAACAACAACACCGCCACCACCGCGCTGGGCTACATGAACACCATCATCCAAACTTACTCCGCGAACCTGCGCGCCGAGTTCATGACCCGCCGCGGCCAGCGGTTCGATCCCCCCATCGAGCTGCGCCCGAAGGTCTGGTACAACCCCAATCTCTCCAGCACCAAATTTCTCGTTCCCGGCTTCATCGGCTTCATCCTGATGATGAGCTCGGTCATTTCCACGGCGCTTTCCATCGTGCGCGAAAAAGAGAGCGGTACGATGGAGCAGCTCGCCGTTTCGCCGCTGGGGACGGCGGAGATCGTCATCGGCAAAACGCTTCCCTATTTCATCATATCGCTGGTCAGTTCCGCGTTTGTGCTCGGCATCGCCTTTGTGTTTTTCGATCTGGCGGTGCGCGGGGCGATTGTCTGGCTCTATCTGGGCATCGTGGTCTTCCTGTTCGCGGCGTTGGGGCAGGGGCTCCTGATCTCCGCCATCGCCGAGAAACAGCAGATCGCCTTCATGATGGCGGTTCTGTCGTCCATCCTCCCCACGTTTCTTTTGTCCGGGCTCGTCTTCCCCATCCGGAGCATGCCGTGGCTGCTGCAAATCCTCTCCAACGTGACGCCGGTGAAATTTTTTCTCATCATCATCCGCGGCGTGATGCTCAAGGGGGTGGGGCCGGATGTCTTTTGGCGCGAACTGCTCTATATGCTGCTGTTCGCGGCGGTCACGCTGGCGCTTGCGGCCCACATCATGCTGCGAAAACGGAGGGCCGCATGAATACCGTGCTGCTGATAGTGATGAAAGAGCTGCGCCAGATTTTCCGCGACAAGCGGCTGCGCTTCATGGCCATCGCCGCGCCGGTCATCCAGCTTACGGTGCTGGGCTACGCCGCCGTCACCGACGTTAAGCACGTGCCGCTGGTGGTGTGCGATTACGACCGGACCAGCATCAGCCGGGGTTTGGCGGACCGCTTCCTCAACTCCGGTTATTTCGAGCTGGCCGGAACCGTGGATACGGCGGACGGCGTGGACGAATACATCGAGCACGGCCGCGCCGCGCTGGCGCTGGTGATACCCGCCGATTTCAGCGCCGACGTGCTGGGGCGGCATACCGCGCAATTGCAGGTGCTGGCCGACGGCACCGACGGCAACTCCGCGAACATCGCGCTGGCGTATGCCTCGATGATCGTGAACAGCTATTCGCAGTATCTGCTGCAGGACATGCTGGACAAAAATCCCCAGGCCGATCTGCCGCCGCGCATCGCGCCGGAAATCCGGGTGTGGCACAACGCGTCGCTGCAAAGCCGCAACTATATGGTGCCGGGGGTGCTGGCCTTCGTCCTCATGCTCATCACCATGTCGATGACCTCCATGGCCATCGTGCGCGAACGGGAGATCGGCACGATGGAACAGCTTCTCGTCACCCCGATACGCCCGTGGCAGCTCCTCTTCGGCAAGCTGATCCCGTACGTCTTCATCGGCATGATCGACGTGAC
It contains:
- a CDS encoding ABC transporter ATP-binding protein — encoded protein: MPPYAIEVDGLTKKFGAFTAVDNISFHVERGEIFGFLGPNGAGKSTAIRMLCGLMEPTAGRASVGGFDIATQTFQIKKSIGYMSQKFSLYEDLTVEENIRFYGGVYGLSPARITERMRWVVEMAGLAGREGSLTGELSDGWKQRLALGCAVIHEPAIVFLDEPTSGVDPVSRRNFWELISRLSEQGVTVLVTTHYLDEAEYCNDIMMINAGRIVASGGPKELKQRHITYRMLEVRTADPVAAMEALKGEPWVRELTLFGIHLHAGVDDAVEGSRRIREAFARRGLTAERIEPITPSLEDVFIHLLAESGGGD
- a CDS encoding ABC transporter permease, translating into MTFRRIKPIVVKEFRQVRRDWVSLMLLILLPAFLMLMVGKALNFDVKSVRLAVFDQDKSSQSRAFIRAFTNSGYFTIAADVTSYRDIETSIESGRALAALVIPADFAKRLDRGEDAPVQVLMDGSNNNTATTALGYMNTIIQTYSANLRAEFMTRRGQRFDPPIELRPKVWYNPNLSSTKFLVPGFIGFILMMSSVISTALSIVREKESGTMEQLAVSPLGTAEIVIGKTLPYFIISLVSSAFVLGIAFVFFDLAVRGAIVWLYLGIVVFLFAALGQGLLISAIAEKQQIAFMMAVLSSILPTFLLSGLVFPIRSMPWLLQILSNVTPVKFFLIIIRGVMLKGVGPDVFWRELLYMLLFAAVTLALAAHIMLRKRRAA
- a CDS encoding ABC transporter permease, whose product is MNTVLLIVMKELRQIFRDKRLRFMAIAAPVIQLTVLGYAAVTDVKHVPLVVCDYDRTSISRGLADRFLNSGYFELAGTVDTADGVDEYIEHGRAALALVIPADFSADVLGRHTAQLQVLADGTDGNSANIALAYASMIVNSYSQYLLQDMLDKNPQADLPPRIAPEIRVWHNASLQSRNYMVPGVLAFVLMLITMSMTSMAIVREREIGTMEQLLVTPIRPWQLLFGKLIPYVFIGMIDVTLVLLVAVFWFNVPLRGSVGLLYLCSGLFVLTMLGLGLFVSTVARTQQQALMIAQFAFFIPFMYFSGFVFPIENMPVVIQKITYLVPLRYFMEIIRGIFLKGVGMDVLWPQMLALVAIGVSVFSLAVLRFRRTIE